From the genome of Dictyoglomus sp.:
TATAAGTTTGTTGACAAAAGATTCTTTAGAGTTTGATCCTATATATAAAATCCCAGAAAAAACTTACATGCCAATTTTACCTAAAAATAATGAAAAGATTGAAAAATTTATTGATAAATTGATACAAGATATTAAAATTAAAGAATATATTTATCATCAATATGATTATTCTGTCCAGACAAATACTGTGCTTCCTCCTGGAAAAGGAGATTCTGCTGTATTAAGGATTAAAAACACAAGAATAGCGATAGCACTAACTATAGATGGAAATGGAAGATACTGCTATCTAGATCCTAAAATGGGAGCTATGTATGCAGTCTCGGAGGCTTGTAGAAATATACTTTGTGTTGGAGGAAGGCCATTGGCAATAACGGATGGTCTTAACTTTGGAGATCCTGATGATCCTGAAGTTTTCTATCAATTTAGAGCAGTAGTTTCTGGAATTAATCTTTCATCAAGGGTTTTAGAGATTCCTATAGTTAGTGGTAATGTAAGTTTTTATAATGGTCAAGGAGAAAATAAAGTATTTCCTACCCCAATAATTGGAATGGTAGGAATATTAGAAGATATCAGCTATTTAATTACTCCTGATTTCAAAGAGGAAGGAAATTTGATTTATCTTTTAGGAGACTTAGACTGGTTATCTTTAGAGGGAAGTGAATATGTTAAATACTCTTATAATATTACCGCAGGAAGTCCCCCATATGTGGATCTTACCTGGGAAAAGAGATTAAAAAATTTTATGGAAGAAATTAGAAAAGAGAGAATAATTCTTTCTGCCCACGATGTGAGTGAAGGTGGGCTTCTAAATACTCTTTTAGAAATGAGTTTTTGGGGAGAGAAAGGAATAGATATTAAACTTCCAAAAGTTGAGGATTATGAAAGACTTCTTTTTGGAGAAGGGTCAGGTTTAATAATTGTTGAAGTTTCTAGAGAAAATAAAGATTATTTTACTAAAGAAACAGAAAAATATGGATTAAAAACTTATTTATTAGGAAGAGTAGTAAAAGATATTTTTAAGATTGAGCCTTATATTGATTATCCCCTTAAAAAAATATTAGAAAGAGGGAAATAATAATGAGAGATAGATTTAAAGAAGAGTGTGGTATTGTAGGGGTTATAGCTCCAAATAAAAGTGATTATGCTAGTTTTTTAGTTTATCAGGGTTTATTTAATTTACAACATCGAGGACAAGAAAGCGTAGGAATTGTAAGTTTTAAAGGTTCAGAACTGATGTATCATAAAGACTTTGGTTTAGTAAATAATGTTTTTAATGAAGAGATAATTAAAAAATTAAAAGGAAGAATTGCCATAGGACATGTAAGATATTCCACTTCTGGTAAGAATAATCCTAATAATATTCAACCTTTAATCGTAAATTTTCCTAAATTTGGTTTTCTAGCTTTAGCCCATAATGGTCATATTTCTAATGCTAATTCTTTAAGAAAAAAACTTGAAGAAGAAGGAGCTATTTTCCAAAGTACTTCTGATACCGAAGTAATTATTCATCTTCTTGCTCGTTCTTCTAAAATTACTTTAGAGGAAAAACTTAGAGATGCTTTAGACAAAATAAACGGAAGTTATTCTTTGATAATAGGAACTAGTAAAGGAGTCTGGGCTATAAAAGATCCCTATGGTTTTAGACCTCTTTTTATGGCAAAACTTAGGGATGGAGCAATAATATTTGCATCAGAAACTTGTGCCTTTAAACACCTTCAAGTGATAGAGATAAAAGAATTAGATAGAGGAGAGATGTTTTTTGTAGATTTAGAAGGAAATATTATAGAAAAAGTTTATAAAAAGAAAGAATCAAGATTTTGTCTATTTGAATTTATATATTTCTCACGACCTGATAGTTTGTATAATAATAAAACAGTCTATAATTATAGAAGAAATATGGGAAGAGTTTTAGCAAGAGAATCTTATGTTCCTGCAGATTTAGTTATTCCTGTTCCTGACTCAGGAATACCTGCAGCTATCGGATTTAGTGAATATAGCAA
Proteins encoded in this window:
- the purL gene encoding phosphoribosylformylglycinamidine synthase subunit PurL; protein product: MGIHGLKDEEIRHARKLLGREPNDIEWSVISVIWSEHCSYKHSRKYLRNFLTKANWVAQGPGENAGVIELGDGYKLVFKVESHNHPSAVEPFQGAATGVGGIVRDILALGARPIALLDSLRFGPQDNLRNRYLFNGVISGISFYGNCIGVPVVGGEIFFEECYSSNPLVNVMCVGIIPPEGKIYKGKAEGKGNLILLVGARTGRDGIHGASFASEKLEEDIHSQRPSVQVGDPFMEKLLIEACLEAGSLDGVIGIQDLGAAGLVSALSESASRGKSGVVVYLDKVPQRERNMTPEEILISESQERMILVVKPEEIEKIKKVFQKWDLEAEVIGEVIEEEKFIAYFKGEKIVDLPISLLTKDSLEFDPIYKIPEKTYMPILPKNNEKIEKFIDKLIQDIKIKEYIYHQYDYSVQTNTVLPPGKGDSAVLRIKNTRIAIALTIDGNGRYCYLDPKMGAMYAVSEACRNILCVGGRPLAITDGLNFGDPDDPEVFYQFRAVVSGINLSSRVLEIPIVSGNVSFYNGQGENKVFPTPIIGMVGILEDISYLITPDFKEEGNLIYLLGDLDWLSLEGSEYVKYSYNITAGSPPYVDLTWEKRLKNFMEEIRKERIILSAHDVSEGGLLNTLLEMSFWGEKGIDIKLPKVEDYERLLFGEGSGLIIVEVSRENKDYFTKETEKYGLKTYLLGRVVKDIFKIEPYIDYPLKKILERGK
- the purF gene encoding amidophosphoribosyltransferase, whose product is MRDRFKEECGIVGVIAPNKSDYASFLVYQGLFNLQHRGQESVGIVSFKGSELMYHKDFGLVNNVFNEEIIKKLKGRIAIGHVRYSTSGKNNPNNIQPLIVNFPKFGFLALAHNGHISNANSLRKKLEEEGAIFQSTSDTEVIIHLLARSSKITLEEKLRDALDKINGSYSLIIGTSKGVWAIKDPYGFRPLFMAKLRDGAIIFASETCAFKHLQVIEIKELDRGEMFFVDLEGNIIEKVYKKKESRFCLFEFIYFSRPDSLYNNKTVYNYRRNMGRVLARESYVPADLVIPVPDSGIPAAIGFSEYSKIPLEMALVRSHYIGRTFIQPKQKEREEAVRMKILLIGDIIKNKRIILVDDSLVRGTTAKRLAEMFRREGALEVHLRLSSPPIVSPCHYGVDIPSSKELVSHYYTPEEIARLLGFDSVAFLSLEGLVSILPDKGYCGECFGRKVVKRKICLKELHTV